From Solanum stenotomum isolate F172 chromosome 2, ASM1918654v1, whole genome shotgun sequence:
TATATATTGCAAAAAGGAAATAGCGTCTTAGTGCAGATTACAATGCAAACGTTCATCAGAAGTATGAccccaaaagaagaagaaaattcaggAAGGAGGCATGTTTACCATTTTGCTCCGCTGGATCATCATAATAGGATTCTGCCACAGTGTGAAGATGAGCAAAAAACTCTTTTGTAAAATCTTTACGACGCCTGGCAACAATATCACCAACCTCCGATGGTGACCTTCTGATTGCCTCAAGAAGTTCGCTATGCCTCTGAACATCATCATCAACCTGGAAAAGAAACCTCCAAGTTGAATTTCAACAAAAACAGACCAAGCTCACATGAAAGCTGAAAATTttaacacaagaaaataagataaattttGCAAGAAAACTACTAATATAATCCTCAATCCATTGATCTGTAACATGTGATTGATCATAAAAATGCATCTCATCCCAATAGAGCACTGCAACTAGCAACAACTAAACATAAATAACTGATTAATTTTAGTATTTATGAGTCAACTGAGGCCTTGCTGAAACTTTCTTAAAGAGGAACCTCAACTAAATGCAACGAAATAAGGTTTGATCTTATTCATGGAGATCTGAAACTATTCCAAAATGAGTTTGACATAATTGAGCCTCTTCGGAAATTGAAAGCAAAAACAGTTAGTAATTCATGATTTGGCATATACAGAATGACAACTTCAATGCTCGCTATGGAAGTTAGTTACCTCTCTTAGCTTTCTTTGAAGCTTGAGAAACTTGTGCTTCATTCCAGGATCACTTTCACTGTCTGCTCGGTCCTGACATCGCTTGTAGAAATGGGGCCGAATATTGTTCCATTCCTTGCTAAATGCTAGCAATCTTCTCCATTCAGTAGGTTTGGGCTTGTCAACCAAGAAGACCTCAATTAACTTGTCGCATACTCGGATCATTTTATTCTCATCCAACCCTTCAGAAGCATCTTTCCTGTCCTCTCCATTTTCCACGCAAGTTTCTTGACTAGTAGCAGAATCAGATAATTTAGTAGTGGACGTTTCCTTGTTAATTGCGCCATCTGACACAGCAGGTGTATCGCCAATTACAGCAGCAAAGGATGACTGTCGCAACCTCACTCCATTTACAGATAAGAGAGAACCTAACATTTTGAGAGACAACATTATTATCCAAACAATTTCACAGAACCAATAGACAAATTATTCTACTCCCCTTATCCCATTCTTATATTGAGCTTCGACTAATTCCAGATGTTAAGATGTTAACTTAACTAAGGTAATATTAAACTAGTGATACTGGATTTGGAAGGAAAGTATTAACTCAGACAAAGCTATTCTCATCTTCAAATAATCCTGTCTTCCAACTTCAccataaattttgtccaaacaCATACTAAATTAAGAGTTTCAAAGATTACTTCGACAGAAAATACATCACACCtaagttcaattttatattattttcttctgtGTTAAGCATgtttaagttcaaattttgaactTAACAATCTTGTCTTTGAATTTCACCACAAATTTTGTCCAAAGGCATACTAAATAAAGAGTTCCAAAGATTACTTTGACAGAAAATACATTACAACTACgttcaatttctaatttttttttcttttataaacatctctaaattcaaattttgaacacATTCGAATAGTAAAATGAATTAGAATTCAGGAAGTGAAAACTATATTAATGAGATGTAtcagtaatataatattttcatgatACCACCAACGGAAAGAGTGTAATATGAAGGGAGATTGAGTAAAGTGTACTAGCTAGCTGAAATGAATTGACAAATTATTCAAGTTGCAGAAGCATGAAGAAGTAAGTAATTTTCGACCGGGAGAGGCTACATACCTCCGGAATTAGCTCCGGCGAGGAACGGCTGGCGCTGTTGAATTGGACTTCGGATAAGAGAGAGCGGCGGAAGAAGAGAGAAGCTTCTAGAAGCAGAAGTGGACGGCCGTACAGAAACGGCATAGCATGTTGTTATAGAAGCTGCTAGCACCATTTTTTAATGCtatataaaaaagttttttagatttttttgagGGTTTATAAGTGAAGAAGAAAGCAGATGAACTCACCACTCGCTCTGTTTGTTGCAACAAAATACCAGGCAGATGCAAAGACAAATCATGAAACGGGCCGGGTCGGGTCAGGACCTTCCTGCAAAGACAAATTATAAAAGTAAGGACGGGTAATTCGGTTCGatcagtatttttttttatttttcaattttcggtTCCTGTACCATGTGTATCGAACACTTCGATAcgatttgatttttattattttggttcaatttttgtTATGAGTTGTATTGTatatcaaatacaaatatacaatACCTGATGCCTGAATCCTGATGGTGGTCGCCAGCTGCTGCTGCTGGAGTGCTGCTCCGCCGGTCGCTGGTCGACGCGACAACGCCGGAAGTGGGAAGTGGGAAAGCGCTAAGGGCAGTGAAAGGCTGAAACTTGAAAGCGGCGCTGGGCAGTGAGCAGTTGAAGGAAATTAGGAAAATCTGAAAAGTGAAAAATGCGTGCTcactttaataataaatattaatatatattctaatataatatatttcggTAAACCGAAATTCCGAATAATACAGAAGTTACATACCAAAATAtcgaaaaatatgaaaatttatacCGAATACCGAAAACCGAAATACCAGAAAAATTCGGTTCTGTTCGatattttgatttttcggtATTTATACCCAAAAAACTGGAGAAGCGGTGCACATTGCACAAACTATCTCATCGTCGCTATGCTTACGAGtaaattaactaaatatttataacttCGCACCACCATTATACTATGATCATTCCATCAATCTCCTATTGATGTTCTTGTGCTTACATTCGATCGAATTTTAGTCCTAGTTATACTCTCTTggtaattttaatataattacaagtaaattaactaaatatttataactttgCACACCtattatattatgaaaattttacaTCATTCTATCAATCTCCTATTGATGCTCTTGtgcttcctttttcttttcaatgatAAAAGTGATTAAATTAACTTATGTGCACCTCAATTTTGATCTCCAAAGTTTGCACCAATCACGCAAAGAAACTTCAATGGGACTAAAGATACCTTCAAGGTTGGACTAAAAGTGCTACATTGCAtacttcaagaacattttagGATTAGTGTAATATTTTAGGAGAGTTTAATCCAACCTATTAACTTAAGGGATGGTTTATGATTCAATTCTGAACGTAGAGGCGCTGTGAAATGTATTCAGTACCATAAAAACACAgccataaatttattcaagaaaATGCTATCTCCCAAAACTGAAGTAACTTGGATATCAAACCCTTGTTCTCAGGTCTGTCTCCAAAGTCATAAAAATAATTGCATTTTACAAGACACTGTCATACATAACACAAGAAGGCAGGCGATCACATGAGGATGAGAGATACATGCAACCAGGCGAGCAGCGGAGAATGAAGGACTAGACGTATATTTCTGTTTCTCCATAATCAGTAGCAATATACTCCTTGCATGAAAGACAATACCACCCTttcacaactagggttgttGACTTCATATACTAGATTTCACTTTGCAAATGGAAGTACAAGAATCTTCTCAAAAGTTCAACACTATCACGATGTTTTCTCAAGAATGATGCACCAATTTGATTTATCGTAGAATCTATCAACAAGAATGGCATTGTCCAAACCAGACACCAACCTGTCGAAGAACAGAACATTTTGATTAGTGCAGCTCATTGTTACAAATTGGTAAACTTCTAATTTGGTGAAACTGCGTAACAGAGAGGTACTACCTCATCTTGCCCACTCCTCACCCCAACTACTCAATAACCTCCCACCCCCAAACAGAAAAGGTGGGAGGGGGGGTATGAAAGGAACAATTAAAGAACTCCAGAACAAATAAGAGACACAAGTACAAGTCCTCTGATAATGGGAAACAAAAACTAAACTTTACTTATCAAGAGAAACTTATCAGCTGGAAGCAGAGGCTCTTTTGTTTGGTTTCATTCATACATCTATATGCAGGCACTTTAGTGTATGGGGATAAACAGTAAAGTTGTCATTATTACTTCCGAATAAGGATGAAAGTGACTCCTGCATTGCCTACAATGTGATAATCAGAACTCCAAAGCTCATTGGTCTTTTGAGGTCAATACAATTCCAAAGACTCACATGTGACCTCCTGAATATTGATATGTTTTTAGAGATTCAAACTCTATACCATATTATTACGAGAGGATTGATTGTACACTAAATTTCTACTTAAAATCCAATACAAGTGTTTAAACTGTCTTAGCCAAAGAAGACATAACGGAACACTTATAAGAAGTATGAAGAAAATTTGGTTGTCTATGCTGATTGGAAAAATTACTAACCATGACAAGCATTTGTTAACATATAGCGACTTGACAGAATGATATCagtcaaaaataataataataataatagagatTTCCTTTACTTTTATAGAATAGAAAGAAATTACCTCTCAAGTTCACCTTCACTAAAAACATGGTAATATCTATTGTATACCACAGAGCCCTTCTTATCATCTTTCTTTGCCAAACCACTAGCCAAGGCAACAGCTGAAGCCCCACTTACTTCAGCTCGATGATAAGGTAAGTGCCAGGGAACGAAGAATTCCTGCTGCTCtggataatttttttcagaTCCAGTAGGCAAAGAATGACCTTCATCCAGAGATATTGGGTGCATAACTTCAGCTGATTTTACTTTAGAAGAGTTTGCATGTAGACCTTTCAACTGCTCCCCGGCACTATTTTCCTCTGCTTCTGGGATGCTTTCAAGGATGCGAGGAGATGAAGGGTTGCGAACTCGAGGACTCCCTGGTCCTATCCATTCCGCTACATACCTTTGGTTAAGTGGAGTCCACTTTTCAATTAACGAACTGTCTTCTTGCTCCCTAGCCCAGACAGTAATTAAAACACACCCGCCCTTTTTAACAACACGGACAAGCTCCTCTACCGCTTTCCTCCTCCTACTTTCAGTACTAAGGTGATGCAACACAGCAATAGAAATTGCTGCATCACCATAACCAGTCCTATATGGTAGGTTCACAGCATCTGCAACCAAAACTTCCTGCTCTTTATCTGCACATATATTAATAAGAGCCGCACTAATGTCACAGCCAATGAAGAAACAATCAGGATTTAATCCTAAGTATTTCCCATTTCCACATCCAGCATCTAAGATGAGAGAACCAGGAGATAATGAGCTTAGGAAAGCTGACACTTTAGGCCACTTCGCAAACCGAGTGGAACTGAAATGGGGAGCAATGGCATCATAAACACCATGGACATACTTCTTTTCAATTTCTGGGGTTGATTGAACATTTGAAGAACATTTTGCTCTCACTGACACAGGACGCAGAACAGGAACCTCTCCCACAGATTCCACTGTAAGCAAACTAGAGGCACTATCAATTCCAACTTCGTTCATCGTACTAAAACTTCTTGTACTGAAAATATAACCAACTATAACAGTAGATTTAGTATATATTCCTTTAAAACAAAATGACCTTGCCGTTCCAACACCAAAGAGCATCAACTACATGAATGGTACATGAAAAGAATCTGCTCAGACAACAAGGAAAAGCAATAGCAACTCAGATTCACAACAAAATTCTCAACCAAGCAATCTCCCAATAGAAAA
This genomic window contains:
- the LOC125854888 gene encoding uncharacterized protein At4g37920, which encodes MVLAASITTCYAVSVRPSTSASRSFSLLPPLSLIRSPIQQRQPFLAGANSGGSLLSVNGVRLRQSSFAAVIGDTPAVSDGAINKETSTTKLSDSATSQETCVENGEDRKDASEGLDENKMIRVCDKLIEVFLVDKPKPTEWRRLLAFSKEWNNIRPHFYKRCQDRADSESDPGMKHKFLKLQRKLREVDDDVQRHSELLEAIRRSPSEVGDIVARRRKDFTKEFFAHLHTVAESYYDDPAEQNAVAKLGNMCLEAVEAYDTATESMEALNAAELKFQDIINSPSVDAACKKIDDLAQKNQLDSALMLMITKAWSAAKDSDMTKDEVKDVLYHLYKTTRGNLQRLMPKEIRILKYLLTIKDPEERMSALKDAFTPGEELEGEDVDCLYTTPEQLYNWIGTVLDAYNFSKEGTLIKEARDLMNPKIIKKMEELKKLIVDNFM
- the LOC125854891 gene encoding tRNA (carboxymethyluridine(34)-5-O)-methyltransferase, which produces MLFGVGTARSFCFKGIYTKSTVIVGYIFSTRSFSTMNEVGIDSASSLLTVESVGEVPVLRPVSVRAKCSSNVQSTPEIEKKYVHGVYDAIAPHFSSTRFAKWPKVSAFLSSLSPGSLILDAGCGNGKYLGLNPDCFFIGCDISAALINICADKEQEVLVADAVNLPYRTGYGDAAISIAVLHHLSTESRRRKAVEELVRVVKKGGCVLITVWAREQEDSSLIEKWTPLNQRYVAEWIGPGSPRVRNPSSPRILESIPEAEENSAGEQLKGLHANSSKVKSAEVMHPISLDEGHSLPTGSEKNYPEQQEFFVPWHLPYHRAEVSGASAVALASGLAKKDDKKGSVVYNRYYHVFSEGELERLVSGLDNAILVDRFYDKSNWCIILEKTS